A section of the Triticum dicoccoides isolate Atlit2015 ecotype Zavitan chromosome 7A, WEW_v2.0, whole genome shotgun sequence genome encodes:
- the LOC119328235 gene encoding BTB/POZ domain-containing protein POB1-like, which yields MEPDFSRASGGPSYEFAFNSVNFSDRVLRIEIVAGDDAPGARGAAGEGCSSIADWARHRKRRREDLRRDKECGKYMLEPSKVKIEAEECDTYEETGEEPVAMIEESPPDIGQDGEDGENSDSSWNMECNQVLRVKSIYISSAILAAKSPFFYKLFSNGMKESDQRHATLRITTSEESALMELLSFIYSGKLTTNEPTLLLDILMISDKFEVVSCMRHCSQLLRSLPMTTESALLYLDLPSSISMAAAVQPLTDAAKEFLANKYKDLAKFQDEVMNIPLAGIEAILCSNDLQVASEDAVYDFVIKWVRAQYPRTEERREILGTRLLPLVRFSHMTCRKLRKVLACSDLDHEQASKSVTDALLYKADAPHRQRALAADVLTCRKYTERAYKYRPLKVVEFDQPYPQCIAYLDLKREECSRLFPSGRIYSQAFHLAGQGFFLSAHCNMDQQSAFHCFGLFLGMQEKGSTSVTVDYEFAARTRPSGDFVSKYKGYYTFTGGKAVGYRNLFAIPWPSFMADDSLFFIDGVLHLRAELTIKQS from the exons ATGGAGCCGGACTTCTCGCGGGCGAGCGGCGGCCCGAGCTACGAGTTCGCCTTCAACTCGGTCAACTTCTCCGACCGCGTCCTGCGTATCGAGATCGTCGCCGGGGACGACGCGCCGGGGGCCAGGGGCGCCGCCGGCGAGGGCTGCTCCTCCATCGCCGACTGGGCGCGCCACCGCAAGCGCCGCAGGGAGGATCTCCGCCGCGACAAAG AATGTGGAAAGTACATGTTGGAACCATCAAAGGTAAAAATCGAAGCAGAAGAATGTGATACCTATGAGGAAACCGGTGAGGAGCCTGTAGCTATGATAGAAGAATCTCCACCTGATATTGGACAAGATG GCGAGGATGGAGAAAACAGCGACTCATCGTGGAATATGGAGTGTAATCAGGTTTTGAGAGTGAAATCTATCTATATCAGCTCTGCAATTCTAGCAGCAAAAAGTCCTTTTTTTTACAAG CTTTTCTCAAATGGCATGAAAGAATCTGATCAGAGGCATGCTACTCTTAGAATAACTACTTCAG AGGAAAGTGCCCTTATGGAGCTTTTAAGCTTTATTTACAGTGGAAAATTGACGACAAATGAGCCAACCCTTCTGCTTGATATCTTGATGATTTCTGACAAATTTGAAGTTGTTTCTTGCATGAGACACTGCAGTCAATTGCTAAGGAGCTTACCCATGACCACAGAATCTGCACTTCTCTATCTAGATCTGCCTTCCAGCATTTCAATGGCTGCAGCAGTTCAGCCACTGACTGATGCTGCCAAGGAATTCCTCGCCAACAAATACAAGGATTTGGCTAA GTTTCAGGATGAAGTGATGAACATTCCCCTTGCTGGGATTGAAGCCATCCTATGTAGTAATGACCTTCAGGTGGCATCAGAGGATGCAGTCTATGACTTTGTGATCAAGTGGGTTCGTGCTCAATACCCAAGAACGGAAGAAAGACGTGAAATCTTGGGTACTCGCTTGCTGCCGCTCGTTCGGTTCTCTCATATGACCTGCAGGAAGTTGCGGAAGGTCCTTGCGTGCAGTGATCTGGATCATGAACAAGCATCTAAAAGTGTCACTGATGCACTCCTGTACAAAGCTGATGCACCACATCGACAGCGCGCCCTTGCTGCAGATGTGTTGACTTGTAGGAAATATACTGAACGAGCTTACAAGTATCGCCCGCTTAAGGTGGTGGAATTTGATCAACCATATCCTCAGTGCATAGCATACTTGGATCTGAAGCGTGAGGAGTGTAGCCGACTTTTCCCATCCGGGCGGATTTACTCGCAAGCATTCCATCTTGCTGGACAGGGATTCTTCCTGTCGGCACATTGCAACATGGATCAGCAAAGTGCTTTCCACTGCTTTGGTCTCTTCTTAGGGATGCAAGAGAAGGGCTCAACGAGTGTTACTGTGGACTATGAGTTTGCTGCAAGGACAAGGCCATCGGGCGATTTTGTCAGTAAGTACAAGGGCTACTACACCTTCACTGGTGGAAAGGCAGTTGGCTACCGGAATCTCTTTGCGATTCCCTGGCCGTCGTTTATGGCTGATGACAGCCTCTTCTTCATCGATGGAGTACTACATCTGAGAGCGGAACTGACCATAAAGCAATCATAG